The DNA window GGAAGTGCACGAGCTGCGACATGGCCATGGCGCCCGGGTGCAACCGCGAGAGGGCGAACCCCGCCGGGAGCTGACTCGGGAACGAACCGTCGAACAACCGCGAGAAGGCGAACCGCGCCGGGAGCTGACTCGGGAACGAACCGCCGAACAGCCGCGAGAAGGCGAACCTCGCCGGGAGCTGACTCGGGAACCGTCCGTCGAAAAACCGCGTGAAGTCGAAAAGCCTCGCGAAGTCGAAAAGCCGCGGGAAGAGCGACGTGAAGTCGAAAGGCCCAAGACCGAAGGCCCGCAGTCGACGGAAACGAAGTCGCGTTAGCCGGCGGAAAACGCCGCTATTCGGCGCCCAGGATCGTCTGCAGTTTTTTCAACGAGCGGGTCAGCATGACCCGCACAGCGGCGTCGGACTTGCCCACCTGCTCCGCGATCTGCTTGGAGGGCAGGTTATCGACGTAGCGCAAACGTAACACCTCGCGCTGGTCGACGGGCAACTCTTCCAGCGCTGCCACCAGCCGGGCTTCCCGAATGTTGCGGGAGAACGCCTTGCTGGGGGTCGTCATGCTGGCGATCAGCATGTTGATCAGCCCGCCGGCCTGGCTGTTGTCGCCGCGTCCGCCCTGGCCGAGACCCACTTCGCGGTCAGCGTCTCTTTTCTGGGCATCAAAGAAATGGCGATGGGCGTCGATGATGCGTCTTTCGGCCAGCTGGCAAAGCCAGGAAAACGGATCGCGCGTCGCCAGATCGACGCTTTCCAGCGAGCGCACCGCGTCAACGCTGACCTCCTGGAAGATATCTTCAGGCTCGACTTTTTTGCGGAGCTTGGCGCCCAGCTGCTTTTCGATAAAGGCCATCAGCTGGTAGCGGACCAGTTCGATATATTCGGCGGCCGCATCGGATTCGCCGGCTTTGAACCGCTCTGCCAGCTCTTCACGTCGATCGTTCATCGCTCCCTCTTTTCCTCTTTCGGTCGCCCTGGGCGCGGCCTTTGGGTTCCCCGTCGTCGCCCGCTAACTGTCAGGCGGCTGGTCAAACCACTGCAGAATCCTGCGACCCTGTCACCCAGCTTCTATCGTAGCCCCTTGCCGGGCCCGCTCCAATGGGCGGGCGGCCGCGGGGCCGAGTTCCCTCAAAAAGGTCGTTTTCCGCGGGGTGTGCTATACTACTCGCGGAAGGCTCCTGATCCCTGGCGTCTCCCCGTTTCTTCAGACAACGCCCGTGAAAGGATCGATCATGAGATTTCTGGCCCTGTGTGCGCTCCTGGCCTGCTGCGGCGCTGCGACTCCGGGGGAAGCGGCCGGCCCCCATGTCACCCTGGAACTGATGATTGAGAGCGGTTTCCCCATCACGGGCGCCCAGGAATGGTCCCGCGCCATGGGACGCGTCGGGGCCGATAACGTGCGGATCCGAGAGGCTAAACCGGGCGACCAGGGCGAGGTCGTCAACCAGGGCGACGAGCGCACCCCCCGCTACCATGTGACGGGCTTTCTCCGGGCGGACGGTCGCCTGCATCTGCCGGGCTCCCGACCGATCGAACTGACCGATATCGGCCAGGTCACCACCTATGTGTCCGCGTTGCGGCAGAACGGGCTGAACGCCTCCAGCGGCCCGCCGGCCGCCTTTGGCATGTCGGGCGAAAAACTGGTCGAGGTGCACAAAGCGCTATCGCGGCCGGTCACCATTTCCACCAAAGGAAAGCGGCCCGGCGATGTGATGCGAGAGCTGACAAGCGGCTTGCCGCTGAAAGTGTCCGTCGATCCGTCGACGCGCGACGCCTTTGCCCTGCAGACGACGGTCGCCGAGGAGCTGGAAGGGGTGAGCATCGGCACGGCGATGGCGGCCATTCTGCGGCCGATTGGCCTGGTCATGCTGCCCTTTGAAGCGGCAGGCCAGGGGACGCAGATCGGCATTACCGACTCCCGCCGGGCGCAGGAAACCTGGCCGGTGGGCTGGCCGCCGCAAGCGTCTCCCATTAAAACGATGCCGAAACTCTACGAATTTCTCGAGGTGGAAATCACGGACTTCGCCCTCACCGACGCGCTGGGTGCGATTGAAAAGCGGCTGGAAGCGCCGATGCTGTTCGACCATAATTCCATGGCGCGAGAGGGCATTGACCCGGCGTCCGTGAAAGTTTCCTTGCCCGCAGGACGGACGTTCTATAAAAAGATTGTCGACCGCCTGTTGTCGCAAGGGAAGTTGAAAAGCGAGCTGCGCGTCGACGAAGCCGGCTCGCCGTTCCTGTGGATTACCACGATTAAACAGTAACCCTGTAAAGACATTCTGCTATGACCAAACGCGTGCTGGATATCGGCAATTGCGCCTTCGATCACACCGCCATTCGCCGCATGCTGGAGCAGCGCTTTGGAGCCGAAGTGCGGCAGGCCCACTCCCAGGCGCAAGCACTGGGGATGCTGAAAGATGTCGACCTGGTGCTCGTTAATCGCCGGATGGATGAAGACGACAGCGATGGCATGCCGATCATTGAAGCCATCAAAAGCAACCCGGAAACGGCCCACATTCCCGTCATGCTGATCAGCAACTTCGCCGACTACCAGAGCCGGGCCGAAAAGGCCGGCGCCGCGCCCGGCTTTGGCAAAGGGGAAATGAACAGCCCCGCCACCATCGAACGCCTCGCCGCCTGTCTGGGAGAAGCGGTCCGCTAACGGCGGACGCCCATGAACGGATGCCCATGAACGACCAGTATCGCTTCGACGCGGTGATCCATGCGCTGCCGCCGTCAGCCGCGACGGCCGATTGCTGTCCCATTGAAATCCAGGGGGAGATCGTAACCACGCGGGCAGTTGATCCAACTTCGCTGAGTACGCCCTTTGATTGCACCTTTGAGGAAGCGGGCGAAAAGCTCGAGGCGACGCCGCGGCTGTACTTTGAGCCAGACGGCTCGTTCGTCTGGACGAATCCTGGCTGCCAGGTTGACGGGATTCTGTACGACCGGAACGACCGCCTGATCTACGTCGAAGTCCATGGCAACTGCCCCGCCGCGTTCTTCGACCAGTTCCTGACGATTCTCGGCTGGCCGGCGACGCCTTTATTGTTCCAGCTGCCGCGACACGCCGTGTTTCTGGACGAGACCGCTTTCCGGCAGTTCGCTAGCCGCCGAGTTAGCGGTTAGCTTTTGGCGGAGGGTTGTTGGCTGGACGATGCTGGCGGTTGTTAGAAATCTATCTGCAGTTGGGTGTAGAAAAAGTCGGCGTCTTCGGGGGCCTGGATTTTGTTGCCTGCCCAGAAGTGCGAATAGCCGAACAGCATGTTCGCCCGGGCGTTCAGGTTGTATTGCACGATGATATCGAGCTCATCGCCCAGGTCGCTGCTGAAGCGGCTTTGCGCCGAGGTGCCGCCGTTGGCGGGCACAATATCGGACGCCTGGTTGCTCATGAAATGGTAGTACCAGAAGAGCACATTGACCTTCGGGTGCGGGTTCATGGTCAGCAGGATGTTAGGCGATTCGATATTGGAACGCTGCACGGCGTCGATGAAACCCAGGTACTTGTGGGCCAGCGGGAAGAGCTGGTTGTACCGGTTCCAGTCGCCGCCTGGCGTGTCGCCCGAGGCGTAATCGTAGTAGCACCACAGGGTCGGTTTCCAGGGATGATCGCTGATCCTGCGTCCCAGCCCGACCGTCGCAAACTGGGCCGACTGATCGACCCCAAGGCCGCTTTGCCGTCCCAGCTGGAAGCCGCCTTCGGCTTCGTACAGCCAGTCGCCGCGAGAGCCGTTCAGTCGGGCGCCAAACGTATGCAGCGAGAAATCGCTGGCCGCCGGCGTGGCGGTCGCCGCATGCTGGTTGTCGTAGCCCAGATAGTAAAAGTCGATCGTGTTGTTTTCGATGCCGGCCCAGGAGGCGTACATGCCATAGAACGGCTGCTCGTAGTCGGCCTGGTCAAAGTCATTCGGCAGCACCGGCACAAAGTGGGTGAAGAAGCCGTCGATCGCCCAATCGTCTTCCCGGTACATGAGTTTGGCGCCTTCAAAGGTGCGCCGCGTATTGGCCCAGTCAAGCGGGCTCACCAGGCGCTGGTTGCCATACAGCAGTTCCTGGCGGCCGACGCGACCGGTCAGCGTGTCGGTCAGTTTCACATCAACAAATGCATTGAGCAGGTCGCCATGGTTCTGGTCAATGGGACGGGGCACGTAGGCGGCGTCTTTGGTGACATCGGCGAAGATCCCTTCGGCGTAGAAACGGAAGTAATCGTTCGCCTCGTAGTTGGCGTACAGTCGCAGTCGTTCCAGCAGAAAGTCGTTGTCGGTTCCTTGAAACCGCGTAGCTCCCACCTGCTGACCCATGCCGCGTTCATGGTGATACCGCAAGCGGAACTGGCCGCCGATATCGAGCTTGCTGCAGTGCGGACCGACGACCAGTCGCTTCCAGTGGTCGCCCAGGCAATCGCCGTTGTAGGCCGGGTTTTCCAGGTAGCTAAAGTCGTTGTCGTAGAACAAGCCTTTGTGCGAGTTGGCGCACGGGTTGCCCGGAGGTTTGCAGGCGGTGGCGGGCTGGAGAATTCGCGGGGCCGCGACGGCAGGACGCGCGATCGTCGCCGGCGGATCACTGGTCGCGGGAGGCGTCGCGACCGAGCCGGCAGCATCCCCTGCGGTCGCATCGTCAGAGAGCGAGGGAACCGGGCGGGGAGCAGGCTCGGGCGGGATCACCGGGAGGTCACTGGGGGAAGGCTCGCTTTGCGCCCTTTGGGAACGGTCGTCCTGCAGGGAATCGACTGAAGACCCTTGCTGCAGGAAATAGATTGACTGCGCTTGCGCGGCGGCGTGCAGGTCCAGCAGCAAAGCGGCGCTAGCCAGGATTGCCAGCCAGGGCTTTTGAATTGACATGAAAAATTTCCACCATGTGAATAGTCCGTTTCACCGGAGGATCGATCGTTGCGATCCCTTCCCTGGGATCATGCGCTCGGAGCGCCGCCAGTTTGCCGCACACGGCGTCAAACGACTCCAAAACATGAGGTGCCTTGTTTTCCTTCGGATCGGCGTCGTCCCGATATACAGCACCAAAGTCGCATTCCGCGCAGCCAGCAGTTAACGACCTCTGACAAATGATACAGGCGCCACGCCGCGTCAAACCGGCGAGTGTTGCCTCGCCCGCAAGAGCGTTTTAACCGATCCAAGCGTGACGCACGCCTGGCGGATCTACTGCAGGCCCGCGATC is part of the Lignipirellula cremea genome and encodes:
- a CDS encoding response regulator, translating into MTKRVLDIGNCAFDHTAIRRMLEQRFGAEVRQAHSQAQALGMLKDVDLVLVNRRMDEDDSDGMPIIEAIKSNPETAHIPVMLISNFADYQSRAEKAGAAPGFGKGEMNSPATIERLAACLGEAVR
- a CDS encoding alginate export family protein produces the protein MSIQKPWLAILASAALLLDLHAAAQAQSIYFLQQGSSVDSLQDDRSQRAQSEPSPSDLPVIPPEPAPRPVPSLSDDATAGDAAGSVATPPATSDPPATIARPAVAAPRILQPATACKPPGNPCANSHKGLFYDNDFSYLENPAYNGDCLGDHWKRLVVGPHCSKLDIGGQFRLRYHHERGMGQQVGATRFQGTDNDFLLERLRLYANYEANDYFRFYAEGIFADVTKDAAYVPRPIDQNHGDLLNAFVDVKLTDTLTGRVGRQELLYGNQRLVSPLDWANTRRTFEGAKLMYREDDWAIDGFFTHFVPVLPNDFDQADYEQPFYGMYASWAGIENNTIDFYYLGYDNQHAATATPAASDFSLHTFGARLNGSRGDWLYEAEGGFQLGRQSGLGVDQSAQFATVGLGRRISDHPWKPTLWCYYDYASGDTPGGDWNRYNQLFPLAHKYLGFIDAVQRSNIESPNILLTMNPHPKVNVLFWYYHFMSNQASDIVPANGGTSAQSRFSSDLGDELDIIVQYNLNARANMLFGYSHFWAGNKIQAPEDADFFYTQLQIDF
- a CDS encoding sigma-70 family RNA polymerase sigma factor translates to MNDRREELAERFKAGESDAAAEYIELVRYQLMAFIEKQLGAKLRKKVEPEDIFQEVSVDAVRSLESVDLATRDPFSWLCQLAERRIIDAHRHFFDAQKRDADREVGLGQGGRGDNSQAGGLINMLIASMTTPSKAFSRNIREARLVAALEELPVDQREVLRLRYVDNLPSKQIAEQVGKSDAAVRVMLTRSLKKLQTILGAE